The genomic region GCGACTGATCGATTTTGGTCCTACGCAGGATTCCTTACGATTTTGTGCGATGAAATGATCTAATGAAAGTATTTACTACACAAAGTGTCCCCTCGCACCCACGCACAGTGCTCGCTTTGAATTAGTGCATTTCTACGTGTAGAACTCTATCGCGAGTGGAGCGGTTAGCATCAGACTCCGCCGAAAGCTAGCAGCGGATTAGCGCACGCAGGACTTTAAAACATTAGTGCAAAATCACGTGTGGGGTCGAGGACGCGGAGGCAGAggaaagctaacgctaaggctaaCGTTCACGTCGTTTCCCCGAAGtcaaataaaaagcagaaatgTATTCGAAGATTTTTTGTGTGTCACGGGACCTTTTTTTTAGCAACATCCAGTTTGATTTTTAAATCTGAGCTACGCTATCATAGGAATGAATAATATTTTGAgggaaaaaagtaaacatttgctAGTATTTGGGATCGAAGGGCATGGGCCCGAGCTCTATTTTGACTTCTGTGAAGTGTCTGCCGGAGCTACGCCCCGACCGAACCCATTTCCTGTCTCGGGGTACCGTGGGACGCGAATTCTGCTGCTTtcgctgctgatgatgatgatgacgatggcAGTCCTGCTCCGGTTTGACCTTTGACCCTGGGCCTTCAAAGGGTCGACTGCAAATTTACAAACAGCACAcgtatttggattttttttttattttaaagcttcAAACGTCGTTCACAGCAAAGGAATGGTCGACATGCAGGAGTTACTGTGTCTCAGACCTAGTGGTTAAAAGGTAATAAAGAGATGAGCTTAGCGGTGGCAGAAGAACGCATGCAGGAGCACAACAACGTACAAGCCCAAGCCCAGACCACAGCAACCCAACACTCTCCAACACACGCAGCACAAACAGGGTTCCTACGCATTTTGGAAAATTATGAAAAGGTATGAAATTTGATTTCGGGGGTGGAGGGGTATTTGTGTTTCCATACTACTGTCTTATTTGGTTTTCTGAAATATCAACAGAAGTGTTTGTAAAAACAATAACGACGACTTTTTCGGCTAAAAAAACACTCCACGTCCCCGCTTTCTTTTTCAATCGTTCCCCAAAAGTCGCTCGCATCCCCGTAAGGTTCGTCCGAACGACGACAAAAAATTTGCTTCGGAGGACGTTTTCAAAAAAGCGAAGTTTCTGTTGATTGAAAGTCTCGGTGTGGACGGAAAAACTaaactgagggaaaaaaaaaaaaggacacgcccaaaagttgtattttttgtgGTGTTATGAGCGGACTCTCAACAATGCCATAAGATCAGCATGAGACCGGACATGCGCAGGCTGTGACCGGCTGTTACGTTGTAAGGCAGCGGTGGCCGTGATGGTACATCGCCCCCCCTGGCTAAAATCGTTACttcagatgttaaatatggtcTTAAACATCTTTAAGGAAGTCTataaaaagtatggaattttgAAACgaaaaatgtgtaggaaccGCGGACAAAAACCCAAACGCTTTACCTGAGTTTTGCTGGGAAATTGGGTCGCTTCCCATTCACATTCTTTTTCTGACCACTGGAAATAGAGCCACCTGCCAACATTGTGAGATCTTGAAAACCGTCAGGTCGGTGTGCTAAGGGCTTAGAatggaaatgcaaaaaaaaaaaaaaaaaaaacaagacactCCTACCTTGGACCATTATGAGCGTTCTGTTCTGAGTAGGTCTCTCCAAAGAAGTGCTTGTACACGAAATCATCCAAATCCTCAAAAACGCCATGGTACTCGTCCATGTCCACCAGGTAGTCTTCTACTCCGCTGACAAAGTCCGTGAACAGCATTTGATCGTGTATGAAGACTCCGTTCTGAAAGAAGCGGTTGATAAAGCTGTCGAGCTCCCTCCAGTGCTGGAAATGACCCACTTCTTGCTGCAGGTAACTGCGCAGGAGCTGGTGGAACTCGTCTGCTCTTATGGGTTCCATGGCCTTGTTGAAGAGGCTCATGGATTCTTGGTAGGCGCAGTCAAAGACGCCAGTGCATCCTTTAGGCGCTGATTTGCATCCTGAAGTTCTTGGCTGCTTTTGAGGGCCTGGTTTGCGCATGTTACAGTCTGCCTGGACGGATGACGAGTCCAGCGTGGATTTGCGAGGGTGTTGGTGCAAGGGCCGGTGGTGTTGCCAGTGATCCTCCTCAGAACGTTTGTTCTCCTGTTCAGGAAAACTCTCCTGCACAAATTCTTGCCGCTCGGTGTTTGTGTCCTTCCTCTCGTTGAATCTTTTGTCCTGTGGCCTCCGGATTCTCTCAAACACGCTTGACGTGGAGTCCTTCAAATGCCTGAAAGTAGATTTGACCGAGTCCGAAAACTTCCTAAGGTTCTCCTTGACGGCTTCTTTGGCTTTCTTGATCTGCTCCTTGTGGTGGTGGACAAACTCCTTGGTCGAATTCTTAACCGCGTCGAATGTCTCCTTGACCTTCCCGAGCATGCCTTCTTTGGATTTCCTGGCCTTTGGTTGAATGTCCCCTTTGGCTCGGTCCTCCCTTGTCTCTATGTACAGGCGCTCCCACAGGTCGGAACGCTGTTGCTCAAAAATCAGCTTTTCTCCAGCTCCTGAAGTCGAGCCTGGAGTTCCTCAAACTCTCCTTTCCCTTGCATCCCAGCATCTCTCTGGCTCAGCTCTTCTATCTCCTTTCTCAGCTTATCGGTCACCTTCCTCTCATTATCAAGCTCCTTCCGAAGCACCTGAACCTCCGCCATCAGCACCTCCTTCTGGCTAAGGTAGCTGCGGATCCTCTGCTTCTCTTCCACGAGGTGGTCCTTCAGGCGCTGGTTCTCAGACAGGACTGAATCAGCACCAGCTCCTTTTTCCTCGAGTTTATGAATCTTAGCTCGGAGACGCCAGAGCTCGTCCCTCAGGGCCAAGCCAGATGCCTCCTCCCGTTCCAGAGTGCTTTTCAGCACCTGCTTCTCTGAGGCGAGGTGCTTCTGACGAgaatccatctctctcttggTCTGATGAAGTTGCGTGAGTAAATCTTGCCTCTGATCCTGTGTTCAACAGATAAAATCAGGTAGAACTGCTTAACTGGGTGCATCTCCAAGTGTACTTAAACTCAATCGCACTTTGATCGAACACATCCATGGTAAATTTTGTTGGACCAGGTGTTCGGTTTTATAAATCCAAACTAAACCCTGAGTTTTAAACATAATCAGGGCGCTTAGAAAAGGTATTTACCTGTAGTTCAACCTCTCTGGCCCTGAGGTTCTGATTCTCTTTGGTAATTTTATCCATGATGTCTGTCAGGGACATCACCATGTCTTGCTTCTTCTCTAGATCATCCTTCAGACTCTCAAGCACATCCTAAATGCACAGAGATACGCTGAATTTAAAGA from Silurus meridionalis isolate SWU-2019-XX chromosome 13, ASM1480568v1, whole genome shotgun sequence harbors:
- the ccpg1 gene encoding LOW QUALITY PROTEIN: cell cycle progression protein 1 (The sequence of the model RefSeq protein was modified relative to this genomic sequence to represent the inferred CDS: inserted 1 base in 1 codon), whose protein sequence is MSESSSDTESSCGWTVISNEGSDIETLGSDIVVDYDPEEAAGATAPVQPVSSPDGDTEAEEPSSLDVTVKEEETVLEAEPGQKVGKEAGLDDHAHFCSSSDHSDIVTLGDSREVELGVWEEPVAREVEEAGNEELYMGTSSSSQYTFSAAETIFPVERPARGGSSSTEDEDAETKASPGVVRRRRLRRNTAGSELDEQKDKEEEGDEGREEEVEEVVEAEEHREARLPHLRQNSRTLNKCILLALVIAISMGFGHFYGTVQIRERQRLVEKILVNELSDVSKDQRQDLLTQLHQTKREMDSRQKHLASEKQVLKSTLEREEASGLALRDELWRLRAKIHKLEEKGAGADSVLSENQRLKDHLVEEKQRIRSYLSQKEVLMAEVQVLRKELDNERKVTDKLRKEIEELSQRDAGMQGKGEFEELQARLQELEXKLIFEQQRSDLWERLYIETREDRAKGDIQPKARKSKEGMLGKVKETFDAVKNSTKEFVHHHKEQIKKAKEAVKENLRKFSDSVKSTFRHLKDSTSSVFERIRRPQDKRFNERKDTNTERQEFVQESFPEQENKRSEEDHWQHHRPLHQHPRKSTLDSSSVQADCNMRKPGPQKQPRTSGCKSAPKGCTGVFDCAYQESMSLFNKAMEPIRADEFHQLLRSYLQQEVGHFQHWRELDSFINRFFQNGVFIHDQMLFTDFVSGVEDYLVDMDEYHGVFEDLDDFVYKHFFGETYSEQNAHNGPSRPFEGPGSKVKPEQDCHRHHHHQQRKQQNSRPTVPRDRKWVRSGRSSGRHFTEVKIELGPMPFDPKY